TCCGTGCTGACGTGGATAAAAAATGGCATTGGCAAGCCATTAGTAATTAGTGCTCAGTGGTGGTGgctaaatattttgataattgatgaaatatttatattatttttgttatttctttgtacttgttatttaattgttatcgATTAGTGATTGTGCACCGTGTATCACGTCTATTATTAATGTTGGCAGAGAGCAATAAGCTATGTCggacaataaaaacaataatccTCCTGAAAGGGGTCAATCGGATATTGCTGACAGCAATATAGCATCATGTAGCGAAGTCTCCAGTATCGCAGGAAGTGTTAAAACTTCCAAGGTAAATAcctgtttttatttgtgtatgacaagatgtttgcCTAATACCGAGTGACGCAAGGACATTTGGTTTTGATTTGCTATTGACTATTTGAAGTACGACGTAATATGCGTGTAGAGTGTTTTAATTACGTGTCCAAATTGAAAAAGAGAATTTCCAATTTTGTTATTCTTAAATACTACATGACTGCACTTCAAAAGATAGAAATTCGCATAACTATCAGCTGACTGTACACATAAGCcatattgtaaaacaataacaaaacaacactATGTTTTGACTGGTTCATGACATTTAAATAAGTGATAAATAGATAACACTATGAATGACTATTGGTTTTAGACATCTCAGCGCATGTCTTCATCATCAGAAAGACAAATCAAGTTTGAGCGTGCACAGAGGTGTCTTGAGAATGCAGCACTTGTGTCAAAAAGGATTAAAGAACACCGAAAGGCAACTGCAGAGTTACTGGGAAgaccctttggtaagactttacaatatttattatgtaattacatctttttgaatttctttgaaaatttattataaaatattttgtaacgtCACAACTGTTGGTTATGTtgcatttacaaaatatgtaggaaaaataatgcattaaatattataagtaattgtaaCCTATTATTAGCATCAAGAAATGAGTGTGaattaaactaaacaataaacaattcaaAGCAGTGGTTTGTAAATAACTATCTTTTTAAactaaatgtttgttatttttctaaacaGAAGAGGATGATGGGGGCGACACAGCATCTGAGATGGCTTCCACCATGAGTGAGAAAACTGGATACTCTGCGGCAACAGATACTTCCACCACACTATCCGTTCAGGATGCTTTAAATAGTAAGCACATGCATAGTAATATCTTTTATActtatatgaataataaatacataaaaaataaatgtaacccatcactgtcccactgctgtgaGGGACCTACAGAAATGAGGGAAGGGCTTGGACCTTGACTCCAAAACCCTGGCCAAGTGTTGGTTGGGccttactataattataatatgccatagtgtacattgttcatataaattttaacagtgatgtatttttgtaattctCGATTTCTAAGTGTAAATCTTTCTAAATTTCAGTTCCTGGTATTAGTGAAAGCTTAGCGAACACCTTAAAGCAGAAGGAATTACTAATGGAAAGGATAAagcaatataaagaaataagtaaACGACCCATGACAAAACCCACAGTTCAAACTGTTAGAAGAGAATCAACCATTGACACCAAAGtagaagtaaaaaaagtaagtatgaCACATAACTATAGCTCTTAGCAAATTGATCATGTTTTTGCAAGTTTTTTTTCcatagttttttgtttatgttttctgtttatttttaaaaggctAAAGACCTTGATACCATGTTTGAGGCACTGATCATTTTGTTGATTACTGCCTGTTGACATAACTATATGCTGTACTAGTGGCTGCCCGCGACTTAACCCGCgaggaaacccttcccgtgtaaatcccgatccctcgagaactccgggataaaaaattgcctatgtgttattcttggTCTTCAGACCTACCtatatacttaattacttacctatacctatataccaaatttcattgtaatcagttcagtagtatttgcgtgaaagagtaacaaacatccatacattcaaTACTGCTAAGGCAGTTAATATTGCTTGGTATTTTTGAAAGtgttttatgattatattttgttacttgtGAACAATACAATATGTTACATATGGATGAACTACatcatatcattttattttactacttcaTTTATAAAGTAGTTTGAACATCTTCAATGGTCTGAGTATCGAGGATAAtacttatatttgaaaaattattcacATGTGtagtttacaaatatttatttcattgtactCTGCTTTCATATTACATTCTTTGTTCATAGGAATGTATATTATCTGTTATTGACATTGAATGGCAACATAGTATTGACTTTTGTGTAGAACCTATTAAGAATGACATTGGTTTGCTAAGAAGTCGTAAAATCGATAAAACTGTGGCGACAACTGAAGAATTGTATTATTGTACACATGTACCAAGCTtcctttatattattagaacacatttgaatagaataataaaacatttttttatattgactgTTCTATTTCGCGGTCCGAATGCTGATCACGAGGTTCGTTTCCTAGGTCAGAGAAAGTGCggttggtcttttctaatttatgatTATACCTCAAAGTAACCTGGAGTTTAGTTATGTGCCAGATAAATAGCAATTGCCTCAtaccctattacatgggactaatcttgttaatggcgaaacacctataacttcgggtataacagacgtgatactatgtttgtatgtatgtatttttttttcaggcaGGAGATAATGTTGATGTATCGCAACTTTTACATACCATCAAGGAAAAGGATAACTCTCTGAGTGTGATACAAGTTAAGATGAAAGCTATGGAGACAACCATTCTAGACCTACAAGAAAAGATAAATGAGAAAGACCAAATTATTGAAGCTAAGAATAAAGCAACTACTCTTATGTCTGACAGTTTAAGTAAAAAaggtaagaaaaaaaactttattgagTTCTACATTAGTCTAATTCAGTGTTTGTTAACCTGAGATCGAAGGACAGCTGGCGATCCGCGAGTGTAAGTCTGTCACCTTGGAATTACCCATTTTttagttattctaacaatacaTGCCATCAAGTAAATGCTGTCTTCTTTTAGTAGCAgttaaccttttttttattctggGGGGTCCTTGAAATTATGCTTTATTCTTGAACTGAAAAGGTCAATAAATGCTGGTCTGATTCCTTCTTTGTTATACTTATttggtatgttttatttttcagaaaaagaTTCCTTGATACTATTGGAAGACACTAGGCAACAAATGACAAAAATGCAGGAGAATTTCATTGCCATGGAAACTGAATggaaagaagaaaaacaaaaattgttaaaagaTATTGAAGTGAAAGATGAAAAAATCGCTAGTTTGGAAGAGGCTAATTCTATACTAGAAGCTTCGAGGTTCGAAATTAGTGTTGCCCATTCAAAACTCGCTGAAGAACTGGAATCAAAGAATCAAGAGATACTAAGGTTACAAGAACAGATAGAAAATATCTCACAAACAGCTGTAGAAGTACCATCTCCTAAAGAAAAAGACGATGTTGAAGAAGAGAAAGGCTCCTTAGAAATCGCCGGTATGGTTGAACTAACAAAGAAAATTGAACTATTGGAACAATTGAACTGCCAAATAAGACAAACAAATAAGGAACTGGAGAACAAACTTGCTAATGTAAACACGGAACCAAAATCACCAAGTGCAAGTGCTGCCGGTAAGAAAGGAAGTCCATTACCTACCAGGAAGGGAAGAAATACGGCATCGAAATCAAAATCTCCTTGGAGTCAACTATCTTCTGAGTCATTACCACAAGAAACCGACAAAAAAGCAGCCAAAAGTGAAATAGCGAGACTAGAAATGTTAGTACAATCTCTTAACAAAGATATTCTTGAAAAGGAATATGCAATTTCTCAGAAAGAGGCATTAATTGTGGAGCTTCAAAGTGCACCAAAAGAACCGGAACCAAAGAAATTAATTGATGTGGTAGACATTGGTGTATGTACTGATGTAGAAGACAATAAAGTGGTGGAAGAGGTACAAGTTGTTAAAGAAGAAGCAGATTTAGAAACTACTCCTAATATTGATCAGTCAGAATTAGTGAAAGAACTAGAGGAGAAATTAAAAGCTGCTGAAGAACAGAATGTGACGATAAACAAAGATATGGAGGCAGCTAACTTGAACATGATTAAAGTGAAATCAGCTcataagttgaaaataaaacaaatgcaaAAGACAATAGATAGTTTCAGTCAAGTGTCTGACGCTCACGCGGAGGTTGTGAGGCTTCAGCAAGAGTTACAGGAACTAACGCGTAAAGTTGCCGTGTTGGAAGAGGAGAAGGGTAACTTACAATTACATCTTGTTGATTATGATAGTGGAAGATGTAAGTAGCTTGTgtattagatttattattatttatttgttatgattaGATGTATTTTCTGTAAAGAAAGTTAGATATTTTGATTAAACTATGACTAGTTAGACATTTAGATTGAAACAGTTAATGTTTGATTATATACTAAAGGAGTTAAAATGCGTATTCTTTTGGTATTCAGAAATCTATACTGTTAGATgcgacttttatttttattagtataaataaattattgtatagataaattattatgtttatattttggtgtaaaattatattttccttttgtttaataatatgtttttacttTTCAGTAACTGAATCAGACATGTACAGAAAGATGAGAGAAACGGAGACATTATCTGAGACGAGACTCAAGGCGATTAGTGTACTCGAAGCACAGAAGTTTGATTTAGTTCAAGGTACAATCTACATTACTTACTAGTTCAAAgaattgtgaaaaataaattttggttTTGTAGATTACTCATTAAAAAGACttataagattaaaaaatacttgCATAATACTTAAATCGTGAACAAAAGTACATCAaggaaggaaaatatatttatgatccAAAAAACGCAAcagtataaatgtattttatttatttcagagcTACACATGTTGCAACAAAAGAACATGGAGATGGAAGACAAACTCGCAGATATCTCACAACTTCAAAGTGAACATGTTTGTACTGAGATGAAGTCTGTACAAATGGAGGAACAAATTGACGAGCTCACTGCCGCTAAGAAAGAGTTAGAACTTGTCATTGAAAACCTCAAACTAGACAAAGAACACCTAAATGAAGCTATTAAAGCCTTACAAGACGAGAAAACTGAGCTATCGCAGAAATTAGAAAACTATATCCAAGAAAACATTGAACTTACTGATAAATTAGAAAAGCTAAGTGCTGAGAAAGTAAGTTCTGCTGAATCTATAGAAATTGTTGAGTCGTTGACAACACAAGAGAAGTTAGAACTAGAGGAATATAACAAGGGTATGTTCGAAGGCAAGGCTGATGAACATCAAGACGAGCACGCTGCTTCACAAAACGACAAAAACATTGACAGTCTGATTGAACAGCGAGAAGAGTTGAATAAAAAGATAGAACTATTCACACAAGAAAGAGAAGAGGTTATGGAGAAGATGACTAAAATTGGAGCTGAAAACGAATCTCTGCTGATAAAAATAACAGAATTGAAAGAACAAAATGATGCTCTACATGCTAGTATCGAAGAGCTTAGTAACGAGAAACTTGAACTACAGAATTTGAACCAAGATATCACGCGTCAAATAGAAGAACTAAAACGTGAGAGGGTGGAAATAATGAAAGAATCCACGGAGATCGCTAAACCTCCCGCGGAAGATGTGACTGATGGAGTACCCGTCGAGGTACAACAAGATGATAAAACGACCGGTGATAAAGGAAACAAAGGCGCCAAAACTGTCAAGCAACTAACTAAAGAAATTCTTAAActgaaaaatactataaaagaAAGGGAAGACGAAATAGCCGATTGTCAAATGAAGATTCTGTCTTTGGAagaacaacaacaaaaacaaaatgaactGTTACAAACAAATGCAAGTAATGAGAAGAAGATAAAATCTTTAACAGAAGAAAATCATCATCTTAAACAAGAATTAGAAAGTTCAAAGAGAGATAAGGAATCTGAGCAACAGTTGCAGCAGTTGAAACAATCTCATGACATGTTACAACAGGAGCTACAGAAGGTTCATCAAGAGTATTCAAACTCTGTGGTGGCGCGTGACGCAAGAATCAATGAactagaaaatgttttattagaatatgaaaaacaaatgtttaactATGGCAATAGTCTTCAGCAAAAAGACAAAGAATTAGCTGAGTATATCAACCAAGTTACTAAATTAAACGATGTCTCACAAAAACTTAAATCTACCATAGAATTGCTAGAAGAAGAGAAAGCTAAGGATCACAATGCAGAACTTGTTAAAACGTTGAACAAACAAATAGCAGTTTATCAGAAGAAACTGTCTGAAaacgaagaaaaaataaaaattctagaGGATGAGAAAAAACAATTGCATTGTGTTAAAGGCGAACTAGTAAGTAAGAACACAAACATTGAGAGTGAGTTGAAGAAACTCAAAGAAAGTTTTGCTGagaaacaaacattaattaaagaATTACAAACGCAACAGCTGCAACACGCTGAAGAAATGTCTGAGAAACAATTACAAACGATAGAACGAGATGAAGAGATACATGAAATTAAACTACAACTGAGAAAAGAATCCATCGAGAATGAAAAATTACGTAACAGTGTAGCTGAGAAAGAAAAACTTGTAGACGAGTTATCACAACAAATAGAGGATACCAAAAATAAACTCAACTCGCTGTCACTTGAGAAAAATACTTCATCTGAACAGTTTGTGGCTTTGGAGACGAAAAATAAAGAACTAATGGAGAAACTAAAGAAGTTCGCTATAAGTATCAAGAAGAAGTCAGCGATGTACACTGAACTGGAATCAAATTACGAAGAGTGTCAGAAACAAGTGAGTGCTAAGAATGAACAGATCGAACAGTTGCTCATACAAGTGGACACGCTCCCCGCTCTacaagaaaaattaaaacacgCTGATGAAGAAATCAATAGACTACAATCACAAAAAGTTAACTTAGAACATCAAAGAGTGCAAGATTTGAATCAAATGCAAGGTGAAATGAGCTCCTTACAAGAGAGATTCTCCAAGTCATCACAAGAAATATCTCAGCTTAATGATTCTTTGAATGTCTTACACAAAGATTTGCACTTCGCTCGCGAGGAAAATGTCCATCTAAAGGCACAGGTCGATggactaaataaaaaactagtCGAGCACGAGATAGAGCAGAAAAATAACATGAATTTCGTCACTAAAATATCCAGCTTAGAAGCCGATATTAACCAGAAACAAAACCTTATATTAGAATTAGTAGGCAAACTTGAATATCAAGAGCAACAGCAAACACAAGTGCAGTACGGTTACGATGCTAAGGTTCAAGAGCGAGACTTGTACATCGAAAATTTGGaaaccgaaataaataaatataagaatcgCATTTGCCGGCTCGAAGAAAGTATTTCTGTGATGGAAGATAGAAGACATTCTCTTGAACGGAAAGCTGATCAATTAGGTAGTCAGTtgcaagaaaaacaaaaagcttATACAGAATACAGTAATCAGGAGGATGAGTTAGTGACCAGGCTGGCGGCGCTCATGGACCACGACAGAGTGTTAGATAAACAACTTATAGAAATTGAAGACGAAAATAAAGAACTTCAGATTAAAATCCAACACTTAAACGAAGATAACCAAAGGCTTAGAAAATCATTGTCTGATATTCAAGAACACTATAACGTTTTACTTGATAAAGCAAATAAGCTTGATTCGGCTGAATCTGAAATATCTAAATATCAAGGACAGCTGCGCGATCTTGAAGCGAACCTTAAGAAAATAACTCATGATCACCAGTCGCTAACAATACAGAAGAAACAAGAAATAGAGGAACTAGAGTCCGAATTTAATACTCAAATTGAGAATGCAATCAAAGAAAAGAAGATTCTCAATGAGAAGTATGAGAAGATAAACGAATATGTTACTCAGTTAGAAGCAAAGTTGCAGGAATATAAGACAAACATTGAAACGCTTAACGCGAACATTGGAGAACTGCACAGAGCTAATCAAGAACTCGTAGAAAAGTCCTCTAACAAAGAAGTCAGTGCAACACCAGATTACACAGAACAGTACATAAACGAGATAAATAGATTAAATTCTGTTGTCAGCAGCAAGAGTAATGAGATTTACgaactgaataataaaattcaagtaCAACAGACAAATAATGTTGCAGTCGTATCTAACTTTGAGAGCAAAATCGCAGAATTGACTGCCAAGTTAAATCATGCCTGTTCAGAACTTGAGCCATTAGGTGCGGAAATTGATTCGCTACGGAAAAATAATGAACAACTACAAAATGCTCTATCTCTTAAAGATGAAAAGATAAAAGAATTAATGGAGAACAATAAGCTAACCTTTGAAATGAATATTCCGAAGACGGAAGGAATGATTATTTCATCGACGATAGAACATCTCAATGATAGTTCTAAAGGAGCTAACGTAGACGTATCTTCAATTGAATCGCAAATCGTTTCTGGAATAGAGGAACCCCTCGTAGAAAAGAAACACAGCAATAAGAAGGTTTCAGAAAGTTTGATAAAGCAATCAGCAAGTGGAGAGATGATAGAGGAACCAATGATCTCACCTAAAAAAGcttatgtttgttataaaaaagaTGAAGATAATACCACTCCGGACGAAGTAGATCCGTTCAATTCAGATGAAGGCTGGGGATTGGGAGATAGTGAGGAAGTCACAGAGGTTACACCCGGCTTCTCTCACTTGAATAACCAAATTATGCAACTTAAGAACGAAAATGATGCGCTAAAAGCAGAGCTTCAGgccaataacaataaattattgaaggctgtgaaaaaattaaaagaattaaaagCTAGCAACGAAGTATTGACTAATGAGCTTAAAGTTGCTAAGCAAATGTCGCAGGCAGCATTCTTCGACAATGCCATAGAAGATGAACTGCGGCTTAATATCACAGAATTAGAAAAGAAGATTGAAGAGCTTACTACAGAACTGACTAAAGAGAAACGCGACAAAGAGTCgttaagaaaacaaaacgaaGTCTTCCACAATGCCAATGATAGATTAActgaaatgaaagaaaaattagATAATGAGATACAATTATGgaaatataaattcaaagaaGCTAATGATAAAGTTTCTACGCTACAGTGGGGTGGTGAGAGTAAAGACACCACTGAATCAAGTCAAACACCTGTTTCCAATATGGATGAGAATAGACTTAAAGATGAACTAATTAAGattgaaaaagaaaacgaaGAGTTACATTCGATGGTTGAACAGCTAAATAATTCTAACCAGGAACTTATTTCTAGACAAACGCTTTTACAAAATGAGGTGGCCAACCTCAGTAAACAATTGCAGGAACATCAAATAGTAGCAAATTGTGATAATTGTGAAgtacttaaaactaaaattgaagAACTAAGCCGAAGCAGTGCTGATATGAAGAAAGACAATGAATCGCTAACAGAAAACTTACAAAGTATTCAAGCTCAATATAGCGAGATATCAGAAAGTTACAACAcacttaaaattcaaaatgaagAAATGAAACAGAGACTTGAGAATGAAAAGACAGAATTGTTAGACAAGATTGTTAATTTAGAAAGGGAACTACTTCAATCTCAAGAATCTGTTAATGGCAATTCAGAGTTACAACAAGAGAATAATAAATTGAaggaagaaataataaaatataagcaatTAGAAAGTGATAAACTAGAATTATTAgacaaatataacaaattagaagAAGCTGTACTCACCATTGAAAACGAGCGCACAGAATTGTTAGCTAATAGTAAGAAATTGGAAGAAGTATTAGTACAGTTCAATGTACTTGAACAAGAAAAATctgatttattaaacaaaaacgtTAATTTAGAAGAAAAACTATTTGAATTAGGTGAGTTGTATTCTGCAGCCCAAGATCAGATATCCTCCCTTGATTCTGAATTACAAGAGGCCAACACTAAATTACTATTCCAAAATGAACAACAGAATGGAAATGTCCTTCAGAATTCTGATAATTTTGCGCTAGCTGAAAAATGCAACAGTTTAGAACAACACTGCATGCAATTAAAGCAAAGTTTAGATGAGGCTAATTCCAAGATAGTACAGTTAGAGTCAGAAAATCAGGAATTGGTTCAAAAGTCCCAGGGTTACCAAGACCAAATAAATGAACTGAATACAAAGATGGAGAACTTAAATGGAGAAAATGATAATTTACTGTCAACCGTAGCCGAATTACGTTCCTCAGTGTCGAGTGCTGTAGACCAACGTGGTTTTGAAATAGCTGAATTGTGGAAACAACACCTTTCACAAAGAGAAGCTGATTTCCAGAAAATTGAATCAGACCTACGGACTCAGTTAAGTGCCTCTGAAGCTAAGTATGAGCAGTTACTTGATAACGTACAATCCTCAAACCAGGAAGAAACGAATAAGTTAGTCATTATGGAGCAAGTGAATTCCTTACAAAGCAAATTAGAAGATAAAGAGGAACATCTACGGaatttgcaaaacaaatacgCCGAAGCGATGAATCAGTTAGATCTGTTACGTTCAGAAATGGAAGACGAGAAGGTCGGACATGAAAACAAATTACTTGAACAACAAGAAGAGTACGAAAAACTTATTCAAGAACTTACTGttaaaaatcataaacattCCGAAACATATGAAGAGactttcaaaaatatacaaaatgaaTTAGCGACGTACAAAACTAATAATGACGAATTAAATCAAGTTATTGAAGAtctacaaagtaaaataaaagatgCTGATGAGAAGGTAATAGAATTAACTAGTCAACTACGAATGAAGGAAAGCGAAATATATCAAAAGACACACGACTACACTATAACATTGGCACAACGAAATGAGGAATTCGAGAATGTTCGTAAGCAACTGATtgattatgaaaa
Above is a window of Anticarsia gemmatalis isolate Benzon Research Colony breed Stoneville strain chromosome 7, ilAntGemm2 primary, whole genome shotgun sequence DNA encoding:
- the LOC142974366 gene encoding uncharacterized protein LOC142974366 — translated: MSDNKNNNPPERGQSDIADSNIASCSEVSSIAGSVKTSKTSQRMSSSSERQIKFERAQRCLENAALVSKRIKEHRKATAELLGRPFEEDDGGDTASEMASTMSEKTGYSAATDTSTTLSVQDALNIPGISESLANTLKQKELLMERIKQYKEISKRPMTKPTVQTVRRESTIDTKVEVKKAGDNVDVSQLLHTIKEKDNSLSVIQVKMKAMETTILDLQEKINEKDQIIEAKNKATTLMSDSLSKKEKDSLILLEDTRQQMTKMQENFIAMETEWKEEKQKLLKDIEVKDEKIASLEEANSILEASRFEISVAHSKLAEELESKNQEILRLQEQIENISQTAVEVPSPKEKDDVEEEKGSLEIAGMVELTKKIELLEQLNCQIRQTNKELENKLANVNTEPKSPSASAAGKKGSPLPTRKGRNTASKSKSPWSQLSSESLPQETDKKAAKSEIARLEMLVQSLNKDILEKEYAISQKEALIVELQSAPKEPEPKKLIDVVDIGVCTDVEDNKVVEEVQVVKEEADLETTPNIDQSELVKELEEKLKAAEEQNVTINKDMEAANLNMIKVKSAHKLKIKQMQKTIDSFSQVSDAHAEVVRLQQELQELTRKVAVLEEEKGNLQLHLVDYDSGRLTESDMYRKMRETETLSETRLKAISVLEAQKFDLVQELHMLQQKNMEMEDKLADISQLQSEHVCTEMKSVQMEEQIDELTAAKKELELVIENLKLDKEHLNEAIKALQDEKTELSQKLENYIQENIELTDKLEKLSAEKVSSAESIEIVESLTTQEKLELEEYNKGMFEGKADEHQDEHAASQNDKNIDSLIEQREELNKKIELFTQEREEVMEKMTKIGAENESLLIKITELKEQNDALHASIEELSNEKLELQNLNQDITRQIEELKRERVEIMKESTEIAKPPAEDVTDGVPVEVQQDDKTTGDKGNKGAKTVKQLTKEILKLKNTIKEREDEIADCQMKILSLEEQQQKQNELLQTNASNEKKIKSLTEENHHLKQELESSKRDKESEQQLQQLKQSHDMLQQELQKVHQEYSNSVVARDARINELENVLLEYEKQMFNYGNSLQQKDKELAEYINQVTKLNDVSQKLKSTIELLEEEKAKDHNAELVKTLNKQIAVYQKKLSENEEKIKILEDEKKQLHCVKGELVSKNTNIESELKKLKESFAEKQTLIKELQTQQLQHAEEMSEKQLQTIERDEEIHEIKLQLRKESIENEKLRNSVAEKEKLVDELSQQIEDTKNKLNSLSLEKNTSSEQFVALETKNKELMEKLKKFAISIKKKSAMYTELESNYEECQKQVSAKNEQIEQLLIQVDTLPALQEKLKHADEEINRLQSQKVNLEHQRVQDLNQMQGEMSSLQERFSKSSQEISQLNDSLNVLHKDLHFAREENVHLKAQVDGLNKKLVEHEIEQKNNMNFVTKISSLEADINQKQNLILELVGKLEYQEQQQTQVQYGYDAKVQERDLYIENLETEINKYKNRICRLEESISVMEDRRHSLERKADQLGSQLQEKQKAYTEYSNQEDELVTRLAALMDHDRVLDKQLIEIEDENKELQIKIQHLNEDNQRLRKSLSDIQEHYNVLLDKANKLDSAESEISKYQGQLRDLEANLKKITHDHQSLTIQKKQEIEELESEFNTQIENAIKEKKILNEKYEKINEYVTQLEAKLQEYKTNIETLNANIGELHRANQELVEKSSNKEVSATPDYTEQYINEINRLNSVVSSKSNEIYELNNKIQVQQTNNVAVVSNFESKIAELTAKLNHACSELEPLGAEIDSLRKNNEQLQNALSLKDEKIKELMENNKLTFEMNIPKTEGMIISSTIEHLNDSSKGANVDVSSIESQIVSGIEEPLVEKKHSNKKVSESLIKQSASGEMIEEPMISPKKAYVCYKKDEDNTTPDEVDPFNSDEGWGLGDSEEVTEVTPGFSHLNNQIMQLKNENDALKAELQANNNKLLKAVKKLKELKASNEVLTNELKVAKQMSQAAFFDNAIEDELRLNITELEKKIEELTTELTKEKRDKESLRKQNEVFHNANDRLTEMKEKLDNEIQLWKYKFKEANDKVSTLQWGGESKDTTESSQTPVSNMDENRLKDELIKIEKENEELHSMVEQLNNSNQELISRQTLLQNEVANLSKQLQEHQIVANCDNCEVLKTKIEELSRSSADMKKDNESLTENLQSIQAQYSEISESYNTLKIQNEEMKQRLENEKTELLDKIVNLERELLQSQESVNGNSELQQENNKLKEEIIKYKQLESDKLELLDKYNKLEEAVLTIENERTELLANSKKLEEVLVQFNVLEQEKSDLLNKNVNLEEKLFELGELYSAAQDQISSLDSELQEANTKLLFQNEQQNGNVLQNSDNFALAEKCNSLEQHCMQLKQSLDEANSKIVQLESENQELVQKSQGYQDQINELNTKMENLNGENDNLLSTVAELRSSVSSAVDQRGFEIAELWKQHLSQREADFQKIESDLRTQLSASEAKYEQLLDNVQSSNQEETNKLVIMEQVNSLQSKLEDKEEHLRNLQNKYAEAMNQLDLLRSEMEDEKVGHENKLLEQQEEYEKLIQELTVKNHKHSETYEETFKNIQNELATYKTNNDELNQVIEDLQSKIKDADEKVIELTSQLRMKESEIYQKTHDYTITLAQRNEEFENVRKQLIDYEKKIEELSYEKESELAVLRLKMHEKDSQHEKAYSELDAEKSKLLEALNAKIIECTNLNKEVVDLNIELKDHLAQTSEMQAALENQEIDIVGLKDEISSLQSAMRSSSVKVQKHVSFASDTKLGSDVETTEPSLNKDLLDAVPRAELDLALYMLHQRDVRCEELTMELTQLLEERDTLQLRLSDSLRLNEDLKTKYKTGVFDESMDSSQETITELPSFSVEKEFVDIHRGQTSRSSSISDPDGEKPKLQAKLSELRSVKHSRDVRLRHESEQRQLDLRLLQRDVANLPPEAVDQLAQAHHTLSRDSQSTSTVLLNWLRGKSTPKVVHM